A genomic window from Micromonospora sp. WMMA1947 includes:
- a CDS encoding propionyl-CoA synthetase, producing the protein MAVQRAGACFRRTDPARPSCRSGAAEQHGGMGAYRSAYERSIADPAGFWRDAAADIDWVIPPERILDETAAPLYRWFPDGVLNTCHNALDRHVAAGRGDQPALIHDSPVTGTVRTLTYAELLDETARFAGALRRLGVGRGDRVLLYLAMVPEAVVAMLACARIGAVHSVVFGGFAAHELAVRIDDARPKVVVATSCGIEADRVVPYHPILAAALDEAAHAPERCVVVQRPQEPAPLVPGRDLTWAEVMADAEPAPCEPVAATDPLYVLYTSGTTGRPKGVVRDNGGHAVALRWSMRNVYGIEPGDVFWAASDVGWVVGHSYIVYAPLLTGATTVLYEGKPVGTPDAGAFWRVAAEHRVTALFTAPTAIRAIRRQDPDGEHIGRYDLSALRTLFLAGERLDPDTWAWAGQRLGVPVVDNWWQTETGWPVAANPRGLEPLPIKPGSPSVPVPGYDVRVVDGAGRDVPPGTDGSIVIRLPLPPGCLPTLWGDDERFVRSYLSTFPGHYLTGDGGRFDEDGYLYVMGRTDDVINVAGHRLSTGAMEEVLATHPAVAECAVIGVADALKGQVPSGYVVLKAGADVDPDALAAELVALVRQRIGPVAAFRRVTVVPALPKTRSGKILRRTMRGLVEGRDEPVPATIDDPGALTVFRDLGTPK; encoded by the coding sequence GTGGCCGTTCAGCGAGCCGGGGCGTGCTTCCGGCGCACCGACCCCGCCCGGCCGTCGTGCCGGTCCGGCGCCGCGGAGCAGCATGGCGGCATGGGCGCGTATCGATCAGCGTACGAGCGGAGCATCGCCGACCCGGCCGGCTTCTGGCGGGACGCGGCGGCCGACATCGACTGGGTCATCCCGCCGGAGCGCATCCTCGACGAGACGGCGGCGCCGCTGTACCGCTGGTTCCCCGACGGGGTGCTGAACACCTGCCACAACGCGCTCGACCGGCACGTCGCCGCAGGCCGTGGTGACCAGCCCGCGCTGATCCACGACAGCCCGGTCACCGGCACGGTCCGGACGCTCACCTACGCCGAGCTGCTCGACGAGACCGCCCGGTTCGCCGGTGCGCTGCGCCGGCTCGGCGTCGGCCGGGGCGACCGGGTGCTGCTCTACCTGGCGATGGTCCCGGAGGCGGTGGTCGCCATGCTGGCCTGCGCCCGGATCGGCGCGGTGCACTCGGTGGTCTTCGGCGGGTTCGCCGCGCACGAGCTGGCCGTCCGGATCGACGACGCGCGGCCGAAGGTGGTGGTGGCGACCTCCTGCGGCATCGAGGCCGACCGGGTGGTGCCGTACCACCCGATCCTGGCCGCCGCGCTGGACGAGGCCGCGCACGCGCCGGAGCGCTGCGTCGTGGTGCAGCGCCCGCAGGAACCGGCCCCGCTGGTGCCCGGCCGCGACCTGACCTGGGCCGAGGTGATGGCGGACGCGGAACCGGCGCCGTGCGAGCCGGTGGCCGCCACCGACCCGCTCTACGTCCTCTACACCTCCGGCACCACCGGCCGGCCCAAGGGCGTGGTGCGGGACAACGGCGGGCACGCGGTGGCGTTGCGCTGGTCGATGCGCAACGTCTACGGCATCGAGCCGGGCGACGTCTTCTGGGCCGCGTCCGACGTGGGCTGGGTGGTCGGCCACTCCTACATCGTGTACGCGCCGCTGCTCACCGGCGCGACCACCGTGCTCTACGAGGGCAAGCCGGTCGGCACCCCCGACGCCGGGGCGTTCTGGCGGGTCGCCGCCGAGCACCGGGTGACCGCGTTGTTCACCGCGCCCACCGCGATCCGGGCGATCCGCCGCCAGGACCCGGACGGCGAGCACATCGGCCGGTACGACCTGAGCGCGCTGCGTACCCTCTTCCTCGCCGGTGAGCGGCTGGACCCGGACACCTGGGCCTGGGCGGGACAGCGGCTCGGCGTACCCGTGGTCGACAACTGGTGGCAGACGGAGACCGGCTGGCCGGTGGCGGCCAACCCGCGCGGCCTGGAGCCGCTGCCGATCAAGCCGGGCTCGCCGTCGGTGCCGGTGCCCGGCTACGACGTGCGCGTGGTCGACGGCGCGGGCCGGGACGTGCCGCCCGGCACGGACGGTTCGATCGTGATCCGGCTGCCGCTGCCGCCCGGTTGCCTGCCGACGCTCTGGGGCGACGACGAGCGGTTCGTCCGTTCCTACCTGTCCACGTTCCCCGGTCACTACCTGACCGGCGACGGCGGCCGGTTCGACGAGGACGGCTACCTCTACGTGATGGGCCGCACCGACGACGTCATCAACGTGGCCGGGCACCGCCTGTCCACCGGCGCGATGGAGGAGGTCCTGGCGACGCACCCGGCGGTGGCCGAGTGCGCGGTGATCGGCGTGGCGGACGCGCTCAAGGGGCAGGTGCCCAGCGGGTACGTGGTGCTCAAGGCGGGTGCCGACGTGGACCCGGACGCGCTCGCCGCCGAGCTGGTCGCGCTGGTGCGGCAGCGGATCGGCCCGGTGGCGGCGTTCCGCCGGGTGACTGTGGTGCCGGCGCTGCCGAAGACCCGCTCCGGGAAGATCCTGCGGCGCACCATGCGGGGCCTGGTCGAGGGGCGCGACGAGCCGGTCCCGGCGACCATCGACGACCCGGGCGCGCTCACCGTCTTCCGCGATCTCGGCACCCCGAAGTGA